A genomic region of Janthinobacterium lividum contains the following coding sequences:
- a CDS encoding FtsX-like permease family protein: protein MPALIAPLASPATTRLLSRWLLLGEWRAHPVRALVAILAIAIGVSLGFAIHLINAAAFNEFSTAVKSLSGQADVQVAGREALFDEAIYPWLAQRDGVAVASPVLELQATVAGKKDGGPLHVLALDVFRAGFISPDLIGAPAEGQPFDTLADDALFLSPAALRWLNVAEGGQVALQSGTGTVSLRVAGSLQRARAGQRIAVMDIGAAQWRFEKTGKLSRIDLKLRQGVNRDAFQAALSRALEAQYPGRFQVGQPNDENQNSRNNNLSRAYRVNLTVLALVALFTGAFLVFSTQALSVIRRRGQFALLRVLGMERGQLLRQVLLEGASLGIVGAALGIAGGYAMAAVALRFFGGDLGAGYFAGVQPQVQFTPVAAFVYFALGLGVALLGCAAPALEAARAAPAIALKSGSEEVVTTRLAKTWPALACLLLAGALTFLPPVFELPLFGYLSIALLLIGAIALMPQLAAVVFRFLQRVWLRTETSLHAPVRSLTLARLANASGQAGIALGGVLSSFSLMVAMAIMVSSFRVSVDDWLLQILPADVYARTAASGGTAGLNPREQASITALPEVARVDFQRVRSLSLAPDRPNVALLARPVNLADPGKSMVLVGDTLPVPAGAKPVWLSEAAADLYNVKPGQHIALPLAGGLHTFFVAGIWRDYARSSGAIQMPLDDYRALTGDLDVSDAALWLAKDATGDALQQRLKNLPFGASLEVSNPSAIRALSLQIFDRSFAVTYLLEAIAIVIGLFGVAATFSAQTLARAREFGMLRHVGVTRGQILSILALEGGALTALGIATGFILGLLISFVLVFIVNPQSFHWTMQLHLPWPLIATVAGALLTAAAATALIAGRQALSAGPIRAVREDW, encoded by the coding sequence ATGCCTGCATTGATTGCGCCGCTGGCCAGCCCGGCGACGACGCGCCTGCTGTCGCGCTGGCTGCTGCTGGGCGAATGGCGCGCGCATCCCGTGCGCGCCCTCGTCGCCATCCTCGCCATCGCCATCGGCGTGTCACTGGGCTTTGCCATCCATCTGATCAATGCGGCCGCCTTCAATGAATTTTCCACGGCCGTCAAAAGCCTGTCCGGCCAGGCCGACGTGCAGGTGGCCGGGCGCGAAGCGCTGTTCGACGAAGCCATCTACCCGTGGCTGGCGCAGCGCGACGGCGTGGCCGTGGCTTCGCCCGTGCTGGAGCTGCAGGCTACGGTGGCCGGCAAGAAGGACGGCGGCCCGCTGCATGTCCTGGCGCTCGACGTCTTCCGCGCCGGCTTCATCTCGCCCGACCTGATCGGCGCGCCGGCCGAAGGCCAGCCATTCGACACCCTGGCCGACGACGCCCTGTTCTTATCGCCGGCCGCCCTGCGCTGGCTCAATGTGGCCGAAGGCGGACAGGTCGCCCTGCAATCGGGCACGGGCACGGTATCCCTGCGCGTGGCCGGTTCGCTGCAGCGGGCGCGCGCCGGCCAGCGCATCGCCGTGATGGATATCGGCGCGGCGCAGTGGCGCTTCGAAAAAACTGGCAAGCTGTCGCGCATCGATTTGAAACTGCGCCAGGGCGTGAACCGCGACGCCTTCCAGGCGGCTCTTTCCCGCGCGCTGGAAGCGCAATACCCGGGGCGTTTCCAGGTAGGCCAGCCCAATGACGAAAACCAGAATAGCCGCAACAATAACCTCAGCCGCGCCTACCGGGTCAACCTGACGGTGCTGGCCCTCGTCGCCCTGTTTACGGGTGCGTTTCTCGTGTTTTCCACGCAGGCCCTGTCCGTCATCCGCCGCCGCGGCCAGTTTGCGCTGCTGCGCGTGCTGGGCATGGAACGGGGCCAGCTGCTGCGCCAGGTGCTGCTGGAGGGCGCCAGCCTCGGTATCGTCGGTGCTGCGCTGGGCATCGCCGGCGGCTATGCCATGGCGGCCGTGGCCCTGCGCTTCTTCGGCGGCGACCTGGGCGCCGGCTATTTCGCGGGCGTGCAGCCGCAGGTGCAGTTCACGCCCGTCGCCGCCTTCGTCTATTTCGCCCTGGGTCTCGGTGTCGCCTTGCTGGGCTGCGCCGCGCCCGCGCTGGAAGCGGCGCGCGCGGCCCCCGCCATCGCCCTGAAATCGGGCAGCGAGGAAGTCGTGACGACGCGCCTGGCGAAAACCTGGCCCGCGCTGGCATGCCTGTTGCTGGCCGGCGCCTTGACGTTCTTGCCGCCCGTGTTCGAGCTGCCCCTGTTCGGTTATCTGTCCATCGCGCTGCTGCTGATCGGCGCCATCGCCCTGATGCCGCAGCTGGCGGCCGTCGTCTTCCGCTTCCTGCAGCGCGTCTGGCTGCGCACGGAGACCAGCCTGCATGCGCCCGTGCGCAGCCTGACCCTGGCCCGCCTGGCGAACGCCTCGGGCCAGGCCGGCATCGCCCTCGGCGGCGTGCTGTCGAGTTTTAGCCTGATGGTGGCGATGGCCATCATGGTGTCGAGTTTCCGCGTTTCCGTCGACGACTGGCTGCTGCAGATCTTGCCGGCCGACGTGTATGCGCGCACGGCCGCCAGCGGCGGAACGGCCGGCCTGAATCCGCGCGAGCAGGCCAGCATCACCGCCCTGCCCGAGGTGGCCAGGGTGGACTTCCAGCGCGTGCGCTCGCTGTCGCTGGCGCCCGACCGCCCGAATGTGGCGCTGCTGGCGCGTCCCGTCAATCTGGCCGATCCGGGCAAGAGCATGGTGCTGGTGGGCGACACCTTGCCCGTACCGGCAGGCGCGAAACCAGTCTGGCTGTCCGAAGCGGCGGCCGACCTGTATAACGTCAAGCCTGGCCAGCACATAGCCCTGCCGCTGGCGGGCGGCTTGCACACCTTCTTTGTCGCCGGCATCTGGCGCGACTATGCGCGCTCTTCCGGCGCCATCCAGATGCCGCTGGACGACTACCGCGCGCTGACGGGCGACCTCGATGTCAGCGATGCGGCCCTGTGGCTGGCCAAGGACGCCACCGGCGACGCGCTGCAACAGCGCCTGAAAAACCTGCCCTTTGGCGCCAGCCTGGAAGTGTCGAATCCTTCGGCCATCCGCGCCCTGAGCCTGCAGATCTTCGACCGCAGCTTCGCCGTCACGTATTTATTGGAAGCCATCGCCATCGTCATCGGCCTGTTTGGCGTGGCCGCCACGTTTTCCGCGCAGACCCTGGCGCGCGCGCGCGAATTCGGCATGCTGCGCCACGTGGGCGTGACGCGCGGGCAAATCTTGTCCATCCTGGCGCTGGAAGGCGGCGCGCTGACGGCGCTGGGCATCGCCACCGGTTTCATCCTCGGACTGTTGATCAGCTTTGTGCTGGTCTTCATCGTCAATCCGCAATCGTTCCACTGGACCATGCAGCTGCACCTGCCGTGGCCCTTGATCGCCACCGTGGCCGGCGCCCTGCTGACGGCAGCCGCCGCCACGGCGCTGATCGCGGGTCGTCAGGCGCTGTCCGCAGGACCCATCCGCGCCGTCAGGGAGGACTGGTAA
- a CDS encoding DUF4124 domain-containing protein, giving the protein MKPSRILLVALLAGSASAQDVYKCVQDGQTSYSATPCTAGQLQILEVPSPPPAVDKGAATRQERVASQMEAARKQREKLEDQARERAAKQKDMHEKHCAQLRLDQKWAAQDAVGAGDKNRDAAQLKARRAGERLAVECLH; this is encoded by the coding sequence GTGAAGCCGTCGCGCATCCTGCTGGTAGCCTTGCTGGCCGGTTCCGCCAGCGCGCAGGACGTCTACAAATGCGTGCAGGATGGCCAGACCAGCTACAGCGCCACGCCGTGCACGGCCGGCCAGCTGCAGATACTGGAAGTCCCCTCGCCCCCGCCTGCCGTCGACAAGGGCGCGGCCACGCGTCAGGAGCGGGTGGCCAGCCAGATGGAAGCGGCGCGCAAGCAGCGCGAGAAGCTGGAAGACCAGGCCCGTGAGCGGGCCGCCAAACAGAAGGACATGCACGAGAAGCATTGCGCCCAGCTGCGACTGGATCAGAAATGGGCGGCGCAGGACGCCGTCGGCGCCGGCGACAAGAACCGCGATGCGGCGCAACTGAAAGCACGGCGCGCCGGCGAACGCCTGGCCGTCGAATGCCTGCATTGA
- a CDS encoding lipocalin-like domain-containing protein has translation MRLVFMLSLALALPVLAAPPAFAPVTPLPAGQTLRMPHDFGAHPAYKTEWWYATGWVKTSGGEQLGYQVTFFRSATATDADNPSAFAPKQLIIGHAALSDPKVGKLLHDEKSAREGFGLAYAKVGDTDVKLDDWRMQRQADGSYRVSLAAREFNLQLTLAPTQPVLLQGEGGYSRKGARPAQSSYYYSEPQLATRGTIARAGGKPEAVTGTTWLDHEWSSQVLDADASGWNWIGANLDDGGALMAFQIRSKTGAKLWAHATWRDASGKMTQFAPGDVDFTPTQLWRSPRTQAEYPVATEIRTGATRWQIKPLQADQELDSRRSTGAVYWEGAVTVERGGQPVGRAYLEMTGYVQPMKL, from the coding sequence ATGCGCCTTGTTTTCATGTTGTCATTAGCGCTGGCGCTACCTGTGCTGGCCGCGCCGCCCGCCTTTGCCCCCGTCACGCCGCTGCCGGCCGGCCAGACCCTGCGCATGCCGCACGACTTCGGCGCCCATCCCGCGTACAAGACGGAATGGTGGTACGCCACGGGCTGGGTAAAAACCAGCGGCGGCGAACAACTGGGCTACCAGGTGACCTTCTTTCGCAGCGCCACGGCCACCGATGCGGACAACCCCAGCGCATTTGCGCCGAAACAGCTGATCATCGGCCACGCGGCCCTGTCCGACCCGAAAGTAGGCAAGCTGCTGCACGACGAGAAAAGCGCGCGCGAAGGTTTCGGCCTGGCCTACGCCAAGGTGGGCGACACGGACGTCAAACTCGACGACTGGCGCATGCAGCGGCAAGCGGACGGCAGCTACCGGGTCAGCCTGGCGGCGCGCGAATTCAACTTGCAGCTGACCCTGGCCCCCACCCAGCCCGTGCTGCTGCAGGGAGAAGGCGGCTACTCGCGCAAGGGCGCCCGGCCCGCGCAATCGAGCTACTACTACAGCGAACCGCAGCTTGCTACCCGTGGCACGATTGCCCGCGCGGGCGGCAAGCCGGAAGCCGTGACGGGCACCACCTGGCTCGATCACGAGTGGTCCAGCCAGGTGCTTGACGCGGACGCCAGCGGCTGGAACTGGATAGGCGCCAACCTCGATGATGGCGGCGCCCTGATGGCCTTCCAGATCCGCAGCAAGACAGGTGCTAAACTATGGGCACACGCGACATGGCGCGACGCGTCCGGTAAGATGACGCAGTTCGCGCCCGGCGACGTCGATTTCACGCCCACGCAGCTGTGGCGGTCGCCCCGCACGCAAGCCGAATATCCGGTCGCCACCGAGATCCGCACGGGTGCTACGCGCTGGCAGATCAAGCCGCTGCAGGCAGACCAGGAACTCGATTCGCGTCGCTCGACGGGGGCAGTGTACTGGGAAGGCGCCGTGACGGTGGAGCGCGGCGGCCAGCCGGTGGGCCGCGCCTACCTGGAAATGACGGGCTACGTGCAGCCGATGAAGTTATAA